The following proteins are co-located in the Microcystis wesenbergii NRERC-220 genome:
- a CDS encoding DUF1816 domain-containing protein has translation MGNEMKEFLISLLEMFGLAYWVEIKTDYPRCTYYFGPFLAKDEAEVAQAGYEEDLKTEGAQGIKLHIKRCKPKDLTIFEEKEESKLLNPLKVLRSQAS, from the coding sequence ATGGGGAACGAGATGAAAGAATTTTTGATTAGCTTACTGGAAATGTTCGGATTAGCCTACTGGGTCGAGATTAAAACCGACTATCCCAGATGTACTTATTATTTCGGTCCTTTTCTCGCTAAAGACGAGGCTGAAGTCGCTCAAGCCGGTTACGAAGAAGATTTGAAAACAGAAGGAGCGCAGGGAATTAAATTGCATATAAAACGTTGTAAACCGAAAGATTTAACTATTTTTGAGGAAAAAGAAGAAAGCAAGCTCCTGAATCCCCTAAAGGTGTTACGCAGTCAAGCTTCTTAA
- a CDS encoding Mini-ribonuclease 3 — protein MESPLEKIRLQVNGEGSPILESLDRLSPASLAYLGDAVYELYIRTYYLLPPQRLGDYHAQVVGKVRAEQQALDLAQLQPYLTDQEKEILRRGRNAVTGKRRRLTAQVYQQASSLETLFGYLYLQDPSRLHQLLEKLEL, from the coding sequence TCCTCTCGAAAAAATTCGCTTACAGGTCAATGGCGAGGGTTCACCAATCCTAGAGAGTCTTGACCGATTATCGCCCGCTTCCCTGGCCTATCTGGGGGATGCTGTTTATGAATTATACATCCGCACCTATTATTTACTGCCGCCCCAGCGTCTCGGGGACTATCACGCTCAGGTGGTGGGCAAAGTCAGGGCCGAACAACAGGCTTTAGATTTAGCACAACTGCAGCCCTATCTGACAGACCAAGAAAAAGAAATTCTGCGCCGGGGACGCAACGCGGTCACGGGAAAACGCCGTCGTCTGACAGCCCAAGTCTATCAGCAGGCCAGCAGTTTAGAAACCCTGTTCGGCTATCTTTATCTACAAGACCCCTCAAGATTACATCAACTATTAGAAAAACTAGAATTATAG
- a CDS encoding NAD(P)/FAD-dependent oxidoreductase, which yields MTTTYDYIIIGGGITGSALSYELANLGSRVLLLEKETHPLNATFYSYGGLAYWSATTEIERKLYQEGREIQRNLSQELGIDNEYRDLELILTVNPEDDPATVAEKFAIFAITPEILDPQEAIALEPLLNPAAISGVLRLPHGHINAEKTNLAYQQAFLRLGGTIIREAVIELIETASRITGVKTPKNNYSAGETIVCAGGLTRSLLQKSGITASVYFTHAQVIKIPPSEIKLNTLVMPAIPARLLLEQKITQLENQGIWQRETPEIIASVLETGAVQFRDQSLYLGQISAIITDPGAILNPVAGEKAIRAAVGTLLPALASLPGSCHHCLVAFAPSGRPLVGAIADKLGLQVFSGFTSTLVSAPPLARRFARHLLGENDEIITNLQKSREKLTDGCN from the coding sequence ATGACCACAACTTATGATTATATAATTATCGGTGGTGGTATCACCGGTTCCGCCTTAAGTTATGAACTAGCCAATCTAGGCAGTCGAGTCCTCTTATTAGAAAAAGAAACCCATCCCCTCAACGCCACTTTCTACAGTTACGGGGGTTTAGCCTATTGGTCGGCCACCACAGAAATCGAGAGAAAATTATATCAAGAAGGTCGAGAAATTCAGCGCAATTTATCCCAGGAATTGGGCATAGATAACGAATACCGGGACCTAGAGCTAATTCTCACCGTGAACCCCGAAGATGATCCAGCCACTGTGGCCGAAAAATTTGCTATCTTTGCTATTACTCCCGAAATTCTCGATCCGCAAGAAGCGATCGCTTTAGAACCTCTATTAAATCCCGCTGCTATCTCCGGAGTTTTACGACTACCCCACGGTCACATTAACGCCGAAAAAACTAATCTTGCCTATCAACAAGCTTTTCTACGTCTGGGAGGCACGATTATTCGGGAAGCCGTCATCGAATTAATTGAAACTGCATCGAGAATTACCGGCGTAAAAACTCCTAAAAATAATTATTCTGCCGGGGAAACTATCGTCTGTGCGGGGGGATTAACTCGGTCTTTACTGCAAAAATCTGGTATTACTGCTTCCGTCTATTTTACCCATGCCCAGGTGATCAAAATTCCCCCCAGCGAGATAAAATTAAACACCCTAGTTATGCCTGCAATTCCTGCCAGATTGCTATTAGAGCAAAAAATCACCCAACTAGAAAATCAAGGCATTTGGCAGAGAGAAACCCCAGAAATAATTGCCAGTGTTTTAGAAACGGGGGCGGTACAATTCCGGGATCAAAGCCTTTATCTAGGGCAAATTAGCGCCATTATCACCGATCCAGGTGCGATTTTAAACCCTGTGGCGGGAGAAAAAGCAATACGCGCCGCCGTAGGGACATTACTGCCCGCCTTGGCCTCTCTCCCCGGCAGCTGTCATCATTGCCTAGTGGCCTTTGCCCCCTCGGGACGGCCCCTAGTGGGAGCGATCGCCGATAAACTGGGATTGCAGGTATTTTCTGGCTTTACCAGTACGCTTGTATCGGCTCCGCCCCTGGCCCGACGTTTTGCGCGTCATCTGCTGGGGGAAAATGACGAAATAATTACTAATTTACAAAAGTCAAGAGAGAAATTAACTGATGGTTGCAATTAA
- a CDS encoding glycine betaine ABC transporter substrate-binding protein — translation MDSFWLDYAGEIAFRTGEHLFLTGIAMAMGSLIGIPLGILISRQAILAQPIIAIVNTLQTIPSLALFGFLISVPFLGGIGKIPAIVALTLYTLLPIVLNTYLGIKKVDPELKLAGLSLGMTDGQILRYIELPLARATILAGVRIATVIAIGVATIAAAIGGGGLGVFIFRGIATVNNQLILAGAIPAAFLALVADWSLGRLEKTFSPSQRPKKPSKWQWGLGLIGLALLSFLLTQIFHSSPGTVVIGSKNFTEQVILGEILAQEIEKETNLRVDRQFNLGGTLICHEAVKAGKIDGYVEYSGTAFTGILQEKPLNDARLVFEKLQEIYPEKFNLEVFPSLGFENTFAIVIRVETASQYNLKTLSQAAKYTPNWQAGFGYEFLEREDGYKGLAKTYGLTFARPPKVMDLGLMYRALAEKQVDLVAGNSTDGLIPVLDLVILEDDQRYFPPYEAVPIFNRDSLRKYPQLRQVLDKLTGKITSTAMQKLNYQVDGRDRKVEEVVKEFLVSLS, via the coding sequence ATGGATAGTTTTTGGCTAGATTATGCGGGGGAAATCGCTTTTCGCACTGGAGAGCATCTTTTCTTGACGGGAATAGCCATGGCTATGGGTAGCTTAATCGGGATTCCTCTAGGTATTTTGATTAGTCGTCAAGCTATTCTCGCTCAACCAATTATAGCGATCGTTAACACCCTACAGACTATCCCCAGTTTAGCCCTATTTGGTTTTTTAATTTCCGTGCCTTTTTTGGGAGGAATCGGCAAAATTCCCGCTATTGTTGCCCTAACTCTCTATACTTTACTGCCAATTGTTTTAAATACCTATCTGGGCATCAAAAAAGTTGATCCCGAATTAAAATTAGCCGGGTTATCCCTAGGCATGACCGACGGTCAAATCCTGCGCTATATCGAATTACCCCTGGCTAGGGCGACAATTTTGGCAGGAGTGAGAATTGCGACGGTGATTGCTATCGGTGTGGCCACGATCGCAGCCGCTATCGGTGGCGGTGGTTTGGGAGTGTTTATTTTTCGCGGTATTGCCACGGTCAACAATCAGTTAATTTTGGCGGGGGCAATTCCTGCCGCTTTTTTAGCCCTTGTTGCCGATTGGAGTCTCGGTCGGCTAGAAAAGACCTTTTCCCCTTCGCAACGTCCGAAAAAGCCCTCTAAATGGCAATGGGGCTTAGGTTTAATCGGGTTGGCCCTGCTATCTTTCCTCTTGACTCAAATTTTCCATTCATCCCCCGGCACAGTGGTGATCGGTTCCAAAAATTTTACTGAACAGGTGATTTTAGGGGAAATTTTGGCACAGGAGATCGAAAAAGAGACGAATTTACGGGTTGATCGTCAATTTAATCTCGGTGGTACTCTGATCTGTCATGAAGCGGTGAAAGCGGGTAAAATCGACGGTTATGTGGAGTATTCTGGCACGGCTTTCACGGGAATTTTGCAAGAAAAACCCCTTAACGATGCCCGATTAGTCTTTGAAAAGCTGCAAGAGATTTATCCAGAAAAATTTAATCTAGAAGTCTTTCCCAGTTTAGGATTCGAGAATACTTTCGCCATTGTTATCCGGGTAGAAACCGCCAGTCAATACAATCTTAAAACTCTCTCGCAAGCGGCTAAATATACTCCCAATTGGCAAGCGGGTTTTGGTTATGAATTCTTGGAAAGGGAAGACGGTTATAAGGGATTAGCCAAGACCTACGGCCTAACTTTTGCCCGACCCCCGAAAGTGATGGATTTAGGGTTAATGTACCGCGCTTTAGCCGAAAAACAGGTGGATTTAGTGGCGGGAAATTCCACCGATGGCTTAATTCCCGTGCTAGATTTAGTCATCCTAGAAGATGATCAACGCTATTTTCCTCCCTACGAAGCGGTACCGATTTTTAACCGGGATAGTTTGCGAAAATATCCGCAATTGCGACAGGTTTTAGACAAACTCACCGGCAAAATTACCTCCACAGCTATGCAGAAATTAAACTATCAGGTGGATGGACGCGATCGCAAAGTGGAGGAAGTGGTCAAAGAATTTCTAGTCTCCCTCTCTTAA
- the cysS gene encoding cysteine--tRNA ligase produces MTLILYNTLSRREEPFTPLIPGIVSMYCCGITVYDYCHLGHARTCVVWDVVRRYLEYLGYKVRYIQNFTDIDDKILNRAKNEHTTMAAVAERFIQAYFEDMAKLGVRPADAYPRATHTLDGIKRLVYELEQKGYAYPSDGDVYYSVRRFSDYGKLSGRKLDDLQAGASGRVETDDPEAIKKQDPFDFALWKGAKSGEPSWDSPWGQGRPGWHIECSAMVKEQLGETIDIHVGGSDLIFPHHENEIAQSEAATGKPLAHYWLHNGMVKVAGEKMSKSLGNFITIRELLAKYDPLAVRLLILGAQYRKPIDFSDEGLQAATNGWHTLQEGLSFGYKHLPPDNPGITDQELENRFQEAVNHDFNFAGGLAVLFEIAKELRKEGNNLTHAGKTDSNLAQLAVKWHTLVKLSRVLGLEMAADQGETPVSEGISAAEIENLIQQRTEAKKAKNYAESDRIRAELKAQGITLIDQPGGVTKWLREGD; encoded by the coding sequence ATGACCTTAATCCTCTACAACACCCTCAGTCGTCGCGAAGAACCCTTTACCCCCCTCATCCCCGGCATTGTCTCCATGTATTGCTGCGGCATTACCGTCTATGATTATTGCCATTTGGGTCATGCGCGTACCTGTGTGGTTTGGGATGTGGTGCGGCGTTATTTGGAGTATCTCGGCTATAAAGTGCGCTATATTCAGAATTTTACCGATATTGACGATAAAATTCTCAATCGGGCTAAAAATGAACATACCACCATGGCAGCCGTGGCCGAGAGATTTATCCAGGCCTACTTTGAGGATATGGCAAAATTAGGAGTCAGACCGGCGGACGCTTATCCCCGGGCCACTCATACCCTCGACGGTATCAAGCGCCTAGTCTATGAATTAGAACAAAAAGGCTATGCTTACCCCAGCGATGGCGATGTTTACTACTCCGTCCGTCGTTTTTCTGATTATGGCAAACTATCGGGGCGAAAACTCGATGATTTGCAAGCCGGGGCCAGCGGCCGGGTAGAAACCGACGACCCGGAAGCAATTAAAAAACAAGACCCCTTTGATTTTGCCCTCTGGAAGGGGGCAAAATCGGGGGAACCTAGTTGGGATTCTCCCTGGGGCCAAGGTCGTCCGGGGTGGCATATTGAATGTTCGGCCATGGTTAAAGAACAATTGGGAGAAACTATCGATATTCATGTGGGGGGAAGTGATCTGATTTTTCCCCACCACGAAAACGAAATTGCCCAAAGTGAAGCCGCTACGGGTAAACCTCTGGCCCACTATTGGTTACATAATGGCATGGTTAAGGTGGCTGGGGAAAAAATGTCGAAATCCCTCGGTAATTTCATCACTATTCGCGAGTTATTGGCAAAATATGACCCCTTAGCCGTGAGATTATTAATTTTAGGCGCCCAATACCGCAAACCGATTGATTTTTCCGATGAGGGATTGCAGGCGGCCACTAATGGCTGGCATACTTTACAAGAGGGTTTATCCTTTGGTTATAAGCATCTTCCGCCCGATAATCCCGGAATTACTGACCAAGAGCTAGAAAATCGCTTTCAAGAGGCGGTAAATCACGATTTTAACTTTGCCGGTGGTTTAGCGGTGTTATTTGAAATCGCTAAGGAATTACGCAAGGAGGGTAATAATTTAACCCATGCGGGTAAGACAGACAGCAATCTCGCCCAATTAGCGGTAAAATGGCATACTTTGGTGAAATTGTCTAGGGTTTTGGGCTTAGAAATGGCCGCTGACCAGGGAGAAACCCCTGTTTCTGAGGGAATTAGTGCAGCGGAAATCGAAAATCTGATCCAACAACGGACAGAGGCGAAAAAAGCGAAAAATTACGCCGAAAGCGATCGCATTCGCGCAGAATTAAAAGCCCAAGGCATTACTTTAATCGACCAACCCGGGGGAGTGACTAAATGGTTAAGAGAGGGAGACTAG
- a CDS encoding bifunctional orotidine-5'-phosphate decarboxylase/orotate phosphoribosyltransferase has protein sequence MNFFQKLNHAISQNQTLLVLGLDANPEMMPPTPGELIVNLEQWLKFIIDETAPFVCAYKPTLGFYQALGAAGLELLQRILTAIPPHIPVILDAKHGDINTSSILAETIFKTWQVDAVTLNPYSGQDHVAPFLVYPEHGAFILCHTSNQGAINLQEFPSRDNPFYLQVVKEACTWGTPEQVFLEVGTTQPEILKKIRNFAPERLILLRSIWEDKSKFSELITVGLNSHGEGLLIPVPQDFLSQPDLGAKVKDLREEVNKIKQNQRQESSQDDTWTANVCLLKQHPHQDLILQLFDIGCLLFGDYVQASGETFSYYIDLRKIISNPNIFQQVIEAYGEILKTLTFDRIAGIPYGSLPTATGLSLLLNHPMIFPRKEVKAHGTRRVIEGNFQVGETVVVVDDILISGKSAIEGAAKIKSAGLLVNDIVVFIDHGGPVKDKLRSHGYQPYSVLTLAEITDTLYEAGRLTEAQYSCFLNRSH, from the coding sequence ATGAATTTTTTTCAAAAGTTAAACCACGCCATTAGTCAAAACCAGACTCTACTTGTCCTCGGTTTAGATGCTAACCCCGAAATGATGCCCCCCACCCCGGGAGAATTAATCGTTAATTTAGAACAGTGGCTCAAGTTTATTATCGATGAAACTGCCCCTTTTGTCTGTGCCTACAAACCAACTTTAGGCTTTTATCAAGCTTTGGGAGCGGCAGGGTTAGAATTATTACAGCGAATTTTAACGGCAATTCCCCCTCATATCCCGGTAATTTTGGATGCTAAACACGGCGATATTAATACTAGCAGTATTTTAGCTGAGACTATCTTTAAAACTTGGCAGGTGGACGCGGTTACTCTCAATCCCTACTCCGGACAGGATCACGTTGCTCCTTTTTTAGTTTACCCCGAGCATGGCGCTTTTATCCTTTGTCATACTTCCAATCAAGGCGCGATTAATCTGCAAGAATTCCCCAGTCGCGACAATCCTTTTTATCTGCAAGTTGTCAAAGAAGCTTGCACCTGGGGAACTCCCGAACAGGTGTTTTTAGAAGTGGGAACCACTCAACCGGAGATTTTGAAAAAGATTCGCAATTTTGCCCCCGAAAGATTGATTTTATTACGCAGTATTTGGGAAGACAAAAGTAAATTCTCCGAGTTAATTACTGTGGGTTTAAATAGTCATGGCGAGGGTTTATTAATTCCTGTACCCCAAGACTTTTTATCTCAACCCGATTTGGGGGCAAAAGTCAAGGATTTACGCGAGGAAGTCAACAAAATTAAACAAAATCAAAGGCAAGAATCGAGCCAAGATGATACTTGGACTGCTAACGTTTGTCTTTTAAAACAACATCCTCATCAGGATTTAATTCTACAATTATTTGATATTGGTTGCTTGCTGTTTGGCGATTATGTGCAAGCATCCGGAGAAACTTTTTCCTATTATATTGATCTGAGAAAAATTATCTCTAATCCTAATATTTTTCAGCAGGTAATTGAAGCCTATGGAGAAATATTAAAAACCTTGACATTTGACCGCATTGCCGGTATCCCCTACGGTTCTTTACCCACAGCTACGGGTTTATCTTTATTATTAAATCATCCGATGATTTTCCCCCGCAAAGAAGTAAAAGCCCACGGCACAAGAAGAGTAATTGAAGGTAATTTTCAAGTGGGGGAAACTGTGGTAGTGGTGGACGATATTTTAATTTCAGGCAAAAGTGCGATCGAGGGGGCAGCCAAGATTAAATCGGCGGGATTATTAGTTAATGATATCGTGGTTTTTATCGACCATGGTGGCCCTGTTAAAGATAAACTTCGTAGCCATGGTTATCAACCTTATTCGGTTTTAACCCTGGCAGAAATTACCGATACTCTCTACGAAGCGGGAAGGCTGACAGAAGCACAATATAGCTGTTTTTTAAATCGATCCCATTGA
- a CDS encoding CHAD domain-containing protein: MTNKFNPRAKTVADWAYIGIDKHFHKVLKHEAGVLLDQDTEELHQIRVGMRRLRSTLTGFAPALTMPKYADQKRVGNLGRILGELRDLDVLKEAFIGHYQPILPPKEQDLLKKVLQVLEHRREKAFTKVEKLLKSDKFLNFKADFASWLDNPTYQPIGKLDIATVLPDLLLPQASRFLLHEGWLVGVNLEEDQKVREFSSQEIDDLLEKEGLLLHDLRKEAKRSRYNMELFTQFYGDKYQEYLEDIKNLQGILGEMQDCCVLSDFLSQIFPNCLAKEMPTLLEIFQNIRHQKWQEWQPLQKKFLDADTRKSLHETILQPIFRPNSVKLETNPEF, translated from the coding sequence ATGACTAACAAATTTAATCCTCGGGCTAAAACTGTGGCCGATTGGGCCTATATCGGTATTGATAAACATTTTCATAAAGTTCTTAAACATGAAGCTGGGGTTTTACTCGATCAGGATACGGAAGAATTACATCAAATTCGTGTGGGAATGCGTCGTCTTCGCAGTACCTTAACCGGTTTTGCCCCCGCTTTAACCATGCCGAAATATGCCGATCAAAAACGGGTGGGTAATCTGGGCAGAATTTTAGGAGAATTGCGGGATTTAGATGTGTTAAAAGAGGCTTTTATCGGTCATTATCAGCCAATTTTACCACCGAAAGAACAGGATTTACTGAAGAAAGTTTTACAAGTTCTCGAACACCGAAGGGAGAAGGCTTTTACTAAGGTAGAAAAACTCTTAAAGTCCGATAAATTTCTCAATTTTAAGGCAGATTTTGCCAGTTGGTTGGATAATCCCACCTATCAACCGATAGGAAAATTAGATATTGCCACGGTTTTACCAGACTTATTATTACCGCAAGCGAGTCGCTTTTTACTGCATGAAGGTTGGTTAGTTGGGGTAAATTTAGAGGAAGATCAAAAAGTAAGAGAGTTTTCTAGTCAAGAAATTGATGACTTATTGGAAAAGGAAGGATTATTACTGCACGATCTCCGTAAAGAAGCCAAGCGTTCTCGCTATAATATGGAGTTATTTACTCAGTTTTATGGCGACAAATATCAAGAGTACCTAGAAGATATTAAAAACCTTCAAGGTATTCTCGGAGAAATGCAGGATTGTTGTGTTCTCTCGGATTTTCTTAGCCAAATTTTCCCCAATTGTCTCGCCAAGGAAATGCCCACATTACTCGAAATTTTCCAAAATATCCGTCACCAAAAATGGCAAGAATGGCAACCACTACAAAAGAAATTCCTTGACGCTGACACCAGAAAAAGTCTGCACGAGACAATTTTACAGCCTATTTTTCGACCAAATAGTGTAAAATTGGAAACTAATCCAGAATTCTGA
- the rlmB gene encoding 23S rRNA (guanosine(2251)-2'-O)-methyltransferase RlmB: MSDRPFRSKSDNSNFRRPSRPKTGPILAKSPAVTPENQEADDLLYGRRVVLTAMEEERQLNRIWVVNRLRYDPRYHTLLEKAKANGTVIDEVDDLRLDQITSKANHQGIAAQMSPYDYIELADLIEKAKGRSRHPVIVIAEGITDPHNLGAIIRTAEAMGCQGVVIPQRRAAGVTSTVMKVAAGALEYLPVARVVNLNRALEELKAAGFWLYGTAAKTGKSLHTINLTGAIGLVVGSEGEGLSLLTQKSCDELVSIPLAGKTPSLNASVAAAMALYEVYRQRWQNSPD, from the coding sequence ATGAGCGATCGACCATTTCGTAGCAAGTCCGATAATAGTAATTTTCGCCGGCCCTCGCGGCCCAAAACCGGGCCAATTCTGGCTAAATCCCCGGCAGTAACTCCAGAAAACCAAGAAGCTGATGATCTGCTCTACGGTCGCCGGGTGGTTTTAACGGCCATGGAGGAGGAGCGCCAACTTAATCGGATTTGGGTAGTCAATCGACTCCGTTACGATCCCCGTTATCATACCCTCTTAGAAAAAGCCAAAGCCAACGGCACGGTAATTGATGAGGTGGATGATCTGCGTCTCGATCAGATTACCAGTAAGGCCAATCATCAGGGGATTGCCGCCCAGATGTCCCCCTATGATTATATCGAATTAGCCGATCTGATCGAAAAAGCTAAGGGCAGAAGTCGCCACCCCGTCATCGTCATCGCTGAAGGTATTACGGATCCCCATAACCTTGGGGCAATCATTCGCACTGCCGAAGCTATGGGTTGTCAGGGGGTAGTTATTCCCCAACGTCGCGCCGCCGGGGTGACATCGACGGTGATGAAAGTGGCGGCGGGGGCCCTGGAATATTTACCTGTGGCCAGGGTGGTCAATCTCAATCGTGCTTTAGAGGAATTAAAAGCGGCCGGTTTTTGGCTCTACGGCACGGCGGCAAAAACTGGTAAATCCTTACACACAATTAATTTAACGGGTGCGATAGGATTGGTGGTAGGTTCGGAGGGAGAGGGTTTGAGTCTGCTAACCCAAAAGTCCTGCGATGAGTTGGTATCTATCCCCTTGGCAGGCAAAACCCCCAGTCTCAATGCTTCGGTGGCGGCGGCTATGGCTCTTTATGAAGTTTACCGTCAACGCTGGCAAAATTCCCCCGACTGA